The Quercus robur chromosome 3, dhQueRobu3.1, whole genome shotgun sequence DNA segment CTCATGCTTGTCCAATTCTCATTTAAATCGAAATGTGAGACATGTTGcaattatttgatttgattttgtgtggTTTTACATGTCTGATATCAGTTTATATTACTTCTTTATTGGGTCAAGAGAAGCTTTGGACTAATATAGAGATGTAGCGTTTGTGTAGTTGCATCAAGTAACAATTTTCAGTTATAGAATTTTACCACAATTTTGTCCATTGTTGTCAATGCTGACTTCTTTTGgttgttttaaattttctggCAGTATGTAGGGTCTTGTAGTAATGCTGATTCCGGAAATTTGGACAATTCGGATGATAATGCTGCTACTAAGAGAAGGAAAATATGCCCAGAGGATGACCAAGATGGGGAAACCGAGACTGCTTCCAATAACTCTGGGAAAACTAGTGGTAATTTACTGGTTAATTTGGCATGATTTCTTTTGGGGTTTCAACTAGTTCATTGGTAAGGTGTAGGGATCCCATATTCAAAAAAGATATATGATGGCAGATGAACTTTTGACAGGTACTTGTCTGTCTTCTGTAATGCCAGACACAAATCTTGATAGAGGTCATGTTCTTTCACTAGTTAAGTTAACAAGGAGTGGTTTACTTCTATTTACTTTCCCTAGAAACACACCGGCTGACACTGTTGGTGTTGTATCAAATATTATGGAGTCTGTGGAATCTGGGATTTCCAAATCACCTCTGTAAGTTCGCTTATTTGCCCCATTCTCATTTGTCTTCTTTGTTGGgaatgtttaatatttttttttggttatttgtttCAGATATTAACTCtgcatctattttttttaagtaccaCATTAAATATTCTCCTTTAAATGAATATCAATCGTAGATATGGCTAAAAGTCTTTGGAAATACAttgattcttattttatttgactatttgtttatttattttttttacaatgagTTTTTGTTGACATCTACAGCATGAgttggtttcttcttctttctaattgattattttcttattataaaaactGTTGTACCTTCGATTCAGAAAAACATTCAGTTTTGCAACCTATTATTGGATGAGAACTGCAaaattcaatgtttttttttttttttttttttttttttttttttttgatttggtcTTGAGTGCATCAGAAGGGGGAGGTAGGAAATGGAACTTACTTTTTACAAGCATATTTACTCCAAAATGCCAAGGGGGGAGGGTGATAATATTCTGAATTGGCAGTTGACTCGGAATGGTGTTTTTGATGTGAGTTCCTTTTATAATTCTTTATTGGACGCCCCTTCTATTTCTTTCCCTTAGAACAGCATTTGGTGTGTACAGATACCTAAAAGggtgtctttctttttatggacaGCAACTAGGGGTAGGATTCTCACAATTGATAACTTGTTATGAGGGGCTTGCCCCTTGTTAATTGGAGTTGCTTATGTTGTTGTGATGAGGAAACTATGGATCATCTTCTGCTTCGTTGTAAGTTTGCTCGTGCTTTGTGGAGTGTAGTTTTTCTTATGTTTGGGGTTTAATGGGTAATGCTGAATACAAAtgcttctcttctttttgcatGGAGGAATTGATTGGGGAAATTTTCTTCAAATGTTTGGAATATGGTTTCGGCTTGTATTATGTGGTTAATCTAGTGGGAACGCAATTCATTTACGTTTGAAGATATTGAAAGAAAGACCTGTGGATCTTTTGAAGTCTTTGCTAGCtaggactttgtttgagtggtcttGTATTTGGGGTTTTACAAATTGTATTTCCATGTCTGATTTCTTAATTTCTGTTAACTCTtctctttgatttgtttgtatttgtttcaagTGCTGTGGGTTTACTATCGTAAACACATTGTACTTTTGTAATTCtcttacctatccaaaaaaaaggtTAGTTCCAAGTCCAACGTATAATTTTTTGGACTAGTAAATTAATTCATGGtagtaaatttaattttgactAGTATTTAAAGCTAGCACCTGGGATGAGGCTTAAGGACAACTTGGGGAACTGGTTCATCCTTCAATGAATAGTACCAATATCCAAGAGGTTATATTGTCTGCTCTACCCCAGGTTTCAGAGTGTTGTTTTAGCTTATATCTCATAGATTTGGTaactaatttctttttcctcttttctggATCAGtagtaaaatactaaaattattaaCTAGAAAGCCAGAAAGAAGTTGGGCGCCCTAGTATGATAGGCATTCAATGGAAGGACAGAGAGAAGAGAGCAACTGAGAACTTGAatcctaaaataataataaaaacaggTATCAATgaaatccaaaaagaaaataaaattcaacaacGGTGGGGAatcaaagataaaaagaaaagcgTCTTCTGCAACTTCTTTATCTTGCTAATAGAAAGCTTAACTTCTAAAATGCTCTATCATTCCTCTCCTTCCAATTGCCACATCAAACAGGAAGGAACTGCAGCAAGCTGTTGACTCCTCTGACCCCCAAACAGACCTTTGCCACAGGCCATCAAATGTATGGGATGCTAGGCATCACCTAATATAACACTGAATAAGGAAAAACCAAGTACCAAATATCTTTGGCATTTGAACATGTTTGTTCAGGTTCAacatcttattttattaatttaaaaggaGTAATCTTTATTGGAATCTATTAGGAAGTGTCACACTcagaatttggaattttttattgatgcctcaaattttcctttttgcaCGAGCAATCCACTGAAGTTATGATTCAATTCTTATTAtctgattttcatttttgtggTTAGTTATGATCTCTTTTCTTTAATACTAAAAATGCATTTCTTTGGTGCAGTTGGTGTCACCGCATTTTTCCTATCCAAGAAACTTGCAGCTTGAATGAGAAGGAACTGCAAATAGTTGTATCAAAGCTTGTTTTTCGGTTCATGAATGACAAACAGCACAAAGTTTCACATCCTGTAAAGGTAAAAGTTTAAACCTATTAACGGTGCAGATACTGTAGTAATTTATCGAGCAAATTATGAAGTAAATGTGAAGCATGACTATTTATCTGCTTAAAACCAAAGGAACTACTGACCCTGTCTTTCTTTTCACTCACCATATTCCAAGGTTTGAATCCACTCTTTGGATCAATATTCAAATTATGCTTGTCTTTCTTAGAAATTATTGAGGgggaataaagaaaaaagatatcaAGTTTGTATTAAAGGAAATTAAGAAGggaaattttattcaataattttctcaaaaagcTACTGTTACAACTTAAGCAAACccttaaataaaacaatagaaTGTTACCCTAGCAAAGATGGCAACCAGGAATTCTGATATAAGCAATGGTTCTAATAGTTTCATGCTTATTTTAAAGTCACATGACTAATTAAAAAGTCAGGAAACCTTTGTTAGGTTTTCGGGTTGCTATGTGGGGTCTTTTCCTATAACCTACCTGGGTTTTCCCCTTGGTTCACCTTTTAAGACTAGGTCTGCTTGAGATATTATGGTAGTAGAGCAAATGGAAAGGAGGCTGGTTGGGtggaaaaaattgtattttttgaaaggTGGTATGTCACTTTGATCACAAGCTCTCTTTCAAGTTTATCCACCTACTTTATGTCTATCTTTCATATTCTTCTAGTTGCTATAAAATTAGAGAAGTTGCAAAGGGATATTTCTTATGGACCTGGTTTAGGGGATGAAAGGAAGTTTTCCATTTGGTGAATTTGAGTACAGTTTCTCTCCTATTCAATCCGATGGTTTAGGAATTCAAAGGCTCGATATTGTTAATCAATTTCTTTTATGGATATGGCTTTGATCATATGCCATGGAAAGGGAACATCTTTGGAGAAGGGTTGTGGGGGCTAAATAATATGAAGAGTTGGTGGGTCAATTGTTTTCTGCTAAGGTTAGGGGTTCTCAAGCTGTGTGTGTATGGAAGTACATCAGAAATGGTTTAAATGAAATGTGAAGTTCTTAGTTGGAGATGTTAGTCAGCAGTTGCATCTTTTTTCTGGCATTATGTGGGGTGTGGTGATGAACTTCTTAGAATCCTTTTTTCTGAGCTATAAGAAAATGCAACCAACAAACAAGCCTCTATTGACAAGTACATGTACAGACACAACAGTGCTATCCATTAGTGCCCTTCTTTATGCTTCTTGCAGTTCTGGAAATGGTTTAAATGAAATGTGCTGGTCTTCATTTAAGAATCATATATTTGATGTGAAATCTTACTATAAGGCTTTCAGTGGTGGTCTTAGGGAGGTTTTACCTTGGCAGGTGATTTTGAAGACTAAAGTCCCTTggaaagtttctttttttgctttgacTGATGCTCATGGTAATATTCTTACCACAGGTAACCTTCAAA contains these protein-coding regions:
- the LOC126717826 gene encoding uncharacterized protein LOC126717826 isoform X4: MAEEGFEKAHHHEEEEGEEEKKKKKETMMSPWEQHSAVISIPRYDYNAPSSLLHHSLSGFLITCTIKREKSATKEAISILDKYVGSCSNADSGNLDNSDDNAATKRRKICPEDDQDGETETASNNSGKTSGTCLSSVMPDTNLDRGHVLSLVKLTRSGLLLFTFPRNTPADTVGVVSNIMESVESGISKSPLWCHRIFPIQETCSLNEKELQIVVSKLVFRFMNDKQHKVSHPVKVILKTKVPWKVSFFALTDAHGNILTTGIFGLWFSLYLVSLGSCVFQQKIS